One Deltaproteobacteria bacterium DNA segment encodes these proteins:
- a CDS encoding DUF853 family protein, whose translation MSTTIEGIGSFYLGRIWDDARAAASPELLLYEASDLNTHAVCVGMTGSGKTGLCVDLIEEAAIDGVPAIVVDLKGDLSNLALSFPSLTAADFEPWIDPAEARQAGNSVGVHAALVAARWKEGLAAWGQGPERIARLRARSEIALFTPASEVGLPISILGTLAAPPPALRADPEALRERVLDTVSGLLSLAGIDADPVRSREHVFLSTLVDGAWRAGQSLSLESLIAAIQSPGFTRVGVLDLEAFYPAKDRFELVLALNGLLAAPGFSAWRTGEPLSIERLLAAPDGRPRISILSLAHLGERERTFFLTLLLSQIVGWMRTQPGTASLRALLYLDEVYGLLPPSANPPTKGPLLTLLKQARAYGLGLLLATQNPVDLDYKALSNAGTWFLGRLATERDQQRVLDGLEQSGAALDRAEMSRVLAGLPQRCFVMRNVHEDAPVLFQSRWALSYLRGPLTRPQLLQLKEKGLVAAGSPAAPASPVTVAPTPAAPVAAAPGTGTGTAGSTVAPAPAEGFEVVYALESGEDPLEPWILAEAHVHFARAKDQVDEWATVELLVAPGEGPEPGWDSASVGERGAHGVGASAPAGASYAELPRMLSRPKAKASLEKKLEGWLYRSQRVVRFSCAPLKLRSQEGESREAFAGRVALALREERDAQAAKVKAAYAKKFESLRAKIAKAEDKVAAEADQLQYAEQNRTISVGTTLLGAVFGRKMLSVGNASRAGSAMRSQSRVTREREEVERAKEKLAALQAELTALDAEARARLAEAAAQAATAELPPIHEVEVPPRKTDTEVVRLAVCWRPKGA comes from the coding sequence ATGAGCACGACGATCGAGGGAATCGGCAGCTTCTATCTGGGACGGATCTGGGACGACGCGAGGGCCGCGGCCTCGCCCGAGCTCCTCCTCTACGAGGCCAGCGACCTGAACACCCACGCGGTCTGCGTGGGCATGACCGGCAGCGGCAAGACGGGCCTCTGCGTCGACCTCATCGAGGAGGCCGCCATCGACGGGGTGCCCGCCATCGTCGTCGACCTCAAGGGCGACCTCTCGAACCTCGCCCTCTCCTTCCCCTCCCTCACCGCCGCCGACTTCGAGCCCTGGATCGATCCGGCCGAGGCCCGGCAGGCTGGCAACTCGGTGGGGGTCCACGCCGCCCTCGTCGCCGCCCGGTGGAAGGAGGGCCTGGCCGCCTGGGGGCAGGGCCCGGAGCGCATCGCCCGGCTGCGGGCGCGAAGCGAGATCGCGCTCTTCACGCCGGCCAGCGAGGTCGGCCTCCCGATCAGCATCCTCGGCACCCTCGCCGCGCCGCCCCCGGCCCTGCGGGCCGATCCCGAGGCCCTGCGGGAGCGGGTGCTCGACACCGTCTCGGGCCTGCTCTCCCTGGCCGGGATCGACGCCGATCCGGTGCGCTCGCGGGAGCACGTCTTCCTCTCCACCCTGGTGGACGGCGCCTGGCGCGCCGGCCAGAGCCTCTCCCTCGAGAGCCTGATCGCGGCGATCCAGAGCCCCGGCTTCACCCGGGTCGGCGTGCTCGATCTGGAGGCCTTCTATCCGGCGAAGGACCGCTTCGAGCTGGTGCTCGCCCTCAACGGCCTCCTGGCCGCGCCCGGCTTCTCGGCCTGGCGCACGGGGGAGCCCCTCTCCATCGAGCGCCTGCTCGCCGCCCCGGACGGGCGGCCGAGGATCTCGATCCTCTCCCTCGCCCACCTCGGCGAGCGCGAGCGGACCTTCTTCCTGACCCTCCTCCTCTCCCAGATCGTGGGCTGGATGCGCACCCAGCCGGGCACGGCCTCCCTGCGGGCCCTGCTCTACCTCGACGAGGTCTACGGCCTGCTGCCACCCTCGGCGAACCCGCCGACCAAGGGGCCCCTGCTCACCCTGCTCAAGCAGGCCCGGGCCTACGGGCTGGGCCTGCTGCTCGCCACCCAGAACCCGGTGGACCTGGACTACAAGGCCCTCTCCAACGCCGGCACCTGGTTCCTCGGCCGCCTGGCCACCGAGCGGGATCAGCAGCGCGTCCTCGACGGGCTCGAGCAGAGCGGCGCCGCCCTGGACCGGGCGGAGATGTCCCGGGTGCTGGCGGGCCTCCCCCAGCGCTGCTTCGTGATGCGCAACGTCCACGAGGACGCGCCGGTGCTCTTCCAGAGCCGCTGGGCGCTCTCCTACCTGCGCGGCCCGCTGACCCGGCCGCAGCTGCTCCAGCTGAAGGAGAAGGGGCTGGTGGCCGCGGGGTCTCCCGCGGCCCCGGCCTCGCCGGTCACCGTGGCGCCGACGCCGGCGGCCCCGGTAGCAGCTGCCCCGGGGACGGGGACGGGGACGGCGGGGAGCACGGTGGCGCCGGCGCCCGCCGAGGGCTTCGAGGTGGTCTACGCCCTGGAGTCCGGGGAGGATCCGCTGGAGCCCTGGATCCTGGCCGAGGCGCACGTCCACTTCGCCCGGGCGAAGGACCAGGTGGACGAGTGGGCCACCGTCGAGCTGCTGGTGGCCCCCGGCGAGGGCCCCGAGCCCGGCTGGGACTCGGCCTCGGTGGGGGAGCGCGGCGCCCACGGCGTCGGCGCCTCCGCGCCCGCCGGGGCCTCCTACGCCGAGCTGCCCCGCATGCTCTCGAGGCCCAAGGCGAAGGCCAGCCTGGAGAAGAAGCTCGAGGGCTGGCTCTACCGCTCGCAGCGGGTGGTGCGCTTCTCCTGCGCCCCCCTGAAGCTGCGCTCGCAGGAGGGTGAGAGCCGCGAGGCCTTCGCGGGGCGGGTGGCCCTGGCGTTGCGCGAGGAGCGCGACGCCCAGGCGGCGAAGGTGAAGGCCGCCTACGCCAAGAAGTTCGAGAGCCTGCGGGCGAAGATCGCCAAGGCCGAGGACAAGGTCGCGGCCGAGGCCGACCAGCTGCAGTACGCCGAGCAGAACCGGACCATCTCGGTGGGCACCACCCTCCTGGGCGCGGTCTTCGGCCGGAAGATGCTCTCGGTGGGCAACGCCTCCCGGGCCGGCAGCGCCATGCGCTCCCAGAGCCGGGTGACCCGCGAGCGGGAGGAGGTCGAGCGGGCGAAGGAGAAGCTCGCCGCCCTGCAGGCCGAGCTCACCGCCCTCGACGCCGAGGCCCGGGCGCGGCTGGCCGAGGCGGCGGCCCAGGCGGCCACCGCCGAGCTGCCCCCGATCCACGAGGTCGAGGTCCCGCCGCGCAAGACGGACACCGAGGTCGTCCGCCTGGCGGTCTGCTGGCGCCCGAAGGGAGCCTGA
- a CDS encoding adenylate/guanylate cyclase domain-containing response regulator, translating into MRFWVVDDDAVYRRTTEQALRARGCEVQVFAEASACVVALSDGAAWPEAILVDSVMPVIDGLRLTAMIRALPRGAEPVIWVVSAEPGRTAQQHLDAGADGFSPKPFDVQEMIVRCATAAARRARPLEGTTRVEAAVLFADLRGFTSFSNRHDPETVVDILSGITTGFVQAVEETGGWIDKILGDGVIALFGVPRPHPQPVLAAARAACNFQRASREFFRSSVLLAGRKGLEGVGCGLTHGEVVAGRMGPPGRQIYTAIGSPMNLAARIQGVAAAGETLLGPAAFERLAGRLPCGPSRQTEIKGFGTITVRPLAAG; encoded by the coding sequence ATGCGCTTCTGGGTGGTCGACGACGACGCGGTCTACCGGCGGACCACCGAGCAGGCGCTGCGGGCCCGGGGCTGCGAGGTGCAGGTCTTCGCGGAGGCCTCCGCCTGCGTGGTGGCCCTCTCCGACGGCGCGGCCTGGCCCGAGGCCATCCTCGTCGACTCGGTGATGCCGGTGATCGACGGCCTGCGCCTCACGGCCATGATCCGGGCCCTGCCCCGGGGCGCCGAGCCGGTGATCTGGGTGGTCAGCGCCGAGCCGGGCCGCACCGCCCAGCAGCACCTCGACGCCGGCGCCGACGGCTTCTCGCCCAAGCCCTTCGACGTGCAGGAGATGATCGTCCGCTGCGCCACCGCGGCGGCCCGCCGGGCACGGCCCCTCGAGGGCACGACCCGCGTCGAGGCCGCGGTGCTCTTCGCCGACCTGCGGGGCTTCACCTCCTTCTCCAACCGCCACGATCCCGAGACGGTGGTGGACATCCTCTCGGGGATCACCACCGGCTTCGTGCAGGCGGTCGAGGAGACCGGCGGCTGGATCGACAAGATCCTCGGCGACGGAGTCATCGCCCTCTTCGGCGTGCCCCGCCCCCACCCCCAGCCGGTGCTCGCCGCGGCGCGGGCGGCCTGCAACTTCCAGCGCGCCTCCCGGGAGTTCTTCCGCAGCAGCGTGCTCCTCGCCGGGCGCAAGGGCCTCGAGGGCGTGGGCTGTGGCCTGACCCACGGCGAGGTCGTCGCGGGGCGGATGGGCCCGCCGGGGCGCCAGATCTACACGGCCATCGGCAGCCCGATGAACCTGGCCGCCCGCATCCAGGGGGTGGCCGCGGCGGGGGAGACCCTCCTCGGGCCCGCGGCCTTCGAGCGGCTCGCCGGCCGCCTGCCCTGCGGGCCCTCGCGCCAGACCGAGATCAAGGGCTTCGGGACGATCACGGTGCGGCCCCTGGCCGCCGGCTGA
- a CDS encoding Bax inhibitor-1/YccA family protein has protein sequence MNPGPNPRGPYIDPALNPAETGERVDSAMRNVYWWMTAGLAVTAIVAMAVFRSDALMQLLYENRWIIWGSFLVELGLVIGLTAAIKRLSNTAAMAMFMVYAALNGFTLSLIFMAYTAGSIAGTFVATAGTFGVMALYGTVTKRDLTGMGSFLFMGLIGLIIASVVNIFLASPMLYWGITYLGILIFVGLTAYDVQKLRRLAAAGELDSEKMGIFGALILYLDFINLFLLLLRVMGDRR, from the coding sequence ATGAACCCCGGACCCAACCCTCGTGGCCCCTACATCGATCCCGCCCTGAACCCCGCCGAGACCGGCGAGCGCGTCGATTCCGCGATGCGGAACGTCTACTGGTGGATGACCGCCGGCCTCGCCGTCACGGCGATCGTCGCCATGGCCGTCTTCCGCTCGGACGCCCTGATGCAGCTGCTCTACGAGAACCGCTGGATCATCTGGGGCAGCTTCCTGGTCGAGCTGGGCCTGGTCATCGGCCTGACGGCGGCGATCAAGCGCCTCTCGAACACGGCGGCCATGGCGATGTTCATGGTCTACGCCGCCCTCAACGGCTTCACCCTCTCGCTGATCTTCATGGCCTACACCGCCGGCTCCATCGCCGGCACCTTCGTGGCCACGGCGGGCACCTTCGGGGTGATGGCCCTCTACGGGACCGTGACCAAGCGCGACCTCACGGGGATGGGCAGCTTCCTCTTCATGGGGCTCATCGGCCTGATCATCGCCTCGGTGGTGAACATCTTCCTCGCCAGCCCGATGCTCTACTGGGGCATCACCTACCTGGGCATCCTGATCTTCGTGGGGCTGACCGCCTACGACGTCCAGAAGCTGCGGCGGCTGGCCGCCGCCGGTGAGCTCGACTCGGAGAAGATGGGCATCTTCGGGGCCCTGATCCTCTACCTCGACTTCATCAACCTCTTCCTCCTCCTCTTGCGGGTGATGGGCGACCGCCGCTAG
- a CDS encoding carboxypeptidase-like regulatory domain-containing protein — translation MKRRSPLVLSLLLLSALGAPACPGCLGGKAEVVGWVHDEGGPVEGVVVRGGAKEVVTDADGLFRARVRRGGDLLTFESEGHAPAYRPVAPGGAEWATELVELASRESFTVDPAAGDARLSSGPFDEILIRIPEGAVETSAPYEALVAYYPIFGGAQFPPVPLLGKEGKDLLPLESFGMLELTLRCGDEACPLARDASITARLPTVGNDPATATLFTADPKEGVWLPEGEVTNDGAFWNLTLDHLSWKNVDRFLKVPEAEQACLKIVVRSYTGRPLAGAKVQAGWGPGYRQRVEGSTESDGVLCEERFPLGADLQVSAYHFLRPAAKAPVSTQLTVTPSAQGASCEDEACQEIVLTLACGQELTCGEGYTCASGECVEERGPGKLKVTFENADAAENIHLWGPGETIDAGNRLAPGKDDRRVFEAAPGDTPLFHAGRDGQTLASLACLAVEIPNSEARLVWDGAGLSCVGF, via the coding sequence ATGAAGCGCCGCTCGCCCCTCGTCCTCTCGCTCCTCCTCCTCTCGGCCCTCGGGGCGCCGGCCTGCCCGGGCTGCCTCGGAGGCAAGGCCGAGGTGGTGGGCTGGGTCCACGACGAGGGGGGGCCGGTCGAGGGGGTCGTCGTGCGGGGCGGCGCGAAGGAGGTCGTGACCGACGCCGACGGCCTCTTCCGCGCCCGCGTCCGGCGCGGCGGCGACCTGCTGACCTTCGAGTCGGAGGGCCACGCCCCGGCCTACCGGCCGGTCGCCCCCGGCGGCGCCGAGTGGGCGACCGAGCTCGTCGAGCTCGCCTCCCGGGAGAGCTTCACCGTCGACCCGGCCGCGGGCGACGCCCGGCTCAGCTCCGGCCCCTTCGACGAGATCCTCATCCGCATCCCCGAGGGCGCGGTGGAGACCTCCGCCCCCTACGAGGCCCTGGTCGCCTACTACCCGATCTTCGGCGGCGCGCAGTTCCCGCCGGTGCCCCTGCTGGGCAAGGAGGGCAAGGACCTCCTCCCCCTCGAGTCCTTCGGGATGCTCGAGCTGACCCTCCGGTGCGGGGACGAGGCGTGCCCGCTCGCCCGGGACGCGTCCATCACCGCGCGCTTGCCCACCGTCGGCAACGATCCGGCCACCGCCACCCTCTTCACGGCCGATCCGAAGGAGGGGGTCTGGCTCCCGGAGGGCGAGGTCACCAACGACGGCGCCTTCTGGAACCTCACCCTCGATCACCTCTCCTGGAAGAACGTCGACCGCTTCCTGAAGGTGCCGGAGGCGGAGCAGGCCTGCCTGAAGATCGTCGTGCGCTCCTACACCGGGCGCCCGCTGGCCGGCGCCAAGGTGCAGGCGGGCTGGGGTCCGGGCTACCGCCAGCGGGTGGAGGGGAGCACCGAGTCCGACGGCGTGCTCTGCGAGGAGCGCTTCCCCCTGGGCGCCGACCTCCAGGTGAGCGCCTACCACTTCCTCCGCCCCGCGGCGAAGGCGCCGGTCTCCACCCAGCTGACGGTGACGCCCTCGGCGCAGGGCGCCTCCTGCGAGGACGAGGCCTGCCAGGAGATCGTCCTCACCCTCGCCTGCGGGCAGGAGCTCACCTGCGGTGAGGGCTACACCTGCGCCTCGGGCGAGTGCGTGGAGGAGCGCGGCCCCGGCAAGCTGAAGGTGACCTTCGAGAACGCCGACGCCGCCGAGAACATCCACCTCTGGGGTCCGGGCGAGACCATCGACGCCGGGAACCGCCTCGCGCCCGGGAAGGACGATCGCCGCGTCTTCGAGGCCGCCCCGGGTGACACGCCCCTCTTCCACGCCGGGCGCGACGGCCAGACCCTGGCGAGCCTGGCCTGCCTGGCCGTCGAGATCCCGAACAGCGAGGCCCGCCTCGTCTGGGACGGGGCTGGCCTCTCGTGCGTCGGCTTCTGA
- a CDS encoding DUF2934 domain-containing protein: KAAKKAAKKSATKRSITVIEIPPTDPMLLEEETPSSAPRKAPASPAAPAAVSPAASVPAAVAMPAWPLHPRDAIARTTGWPPPPLVVTPLMRHRMIAEAAYFEAEHRGFAPGRELDDWLEGERQIDAWLASHQRTPVRG, encoded by the coding sequence AGAAGGCGGCCAAGAAGGCCGCCAAGAAGTCCGCGACGAAGCGGAGCATCACCGTCATCGAGATCCCGCCCACCGATCCGATGCTCCTCGAGGAGGAGACGCCTTCTTCCGCGCCCCGCAAGGCGCCCGCCTCCCCCGCGGCCCCCGCCGCGGTCTCGCCCGCCGCGAGCGTGCCGGCGGCGGTGGCGATGCCGGCCTGGCCGCTCCATCCGCGGGACGCCATCGCCCGGACCACCGGCTGGCCGCCCCCGCCGCTGGTGGTGACCCCGCTGATGCGGCACCGGATGATCGCCGAGGCGGCCTACTTCGAGGCCGAGCACCGGGGCTTCGCGCCCGGTCGTGAGCTCGACGACTGGCTCGAGGGCGAGCGGCAGATCGACGCCTGGCTGGCGAGCCACCAGCGCACGCCGGTCCGAGGCTAG
- a CDS encoding alpha/beta hydrolase has product MSQTLERLRVEGSDGAGLSVILRTPGQGDAALPTVIFTNGFACPTFYWDALHDRLGGRARLVTWDFKGHGESEPARSEATATIPEAAADLGRVMDAVGVDAGHPAILASFSVGCQVNLEAWRTLSDRIAGYALLLGTYEHPFRSLVHPLFGAQLERLLGVVQPGLAGPLLRTTARISKTGAGHRLNRLAKFVGSGATREVMDPFYDHLATLDPASALWMARSAARHTASDLLPRIDVPTLVIAGGHDRFTPPAIGKSMAEAIPGAEWTFLPDATHTGLLDLAEPIAGRTLAFLDRHHLLDRRG; this is encoded by the coding sequence TTGAGCCAGACCCTCGAGCGGCTGCGGGTGGAGGGGAGCGACGGTGCGGGCCTCTCGGTGATCCTGCGCACCCCCGGGCAGGGGGACGCCGCGCTGCCCACCGTGATCTTCACCAACGGCTTCGCCTGCCCCACCTTCTACTGGGACGCCCTCCACGATCGCCTCGGCGGGAGGGCGCGGCTGGTGACCTGGGACTTCAAAGGCCACGGCGAGTCGGAGCCCGCCCGCTCCGAGGCCACGGCCACCATCCCCGAGGCCGCCGCGGACCTTGGCCGGGTGATGGACGCGGTGGGCGTCGACGCCGGGCACCCGGCGATCCTCGCCTCCTTCTCGGTCGGCTGCCAGGTGAACCTCGAGGCCTGGCGCACCCTCTCGGATCGGATCGCCGGCTACGCCCTCCTGCTGGGCACCTACGAGCACCCCTTCCGCAGCCTCGTCCACCCCCTCTTCGGCGCGCAGCTCGAGCGCCTCCTCGGGGTGGTGCAGCCGGGCCTCGCCGGCCCCCTCCTGCGGACGACGGCGCGCATCTCGAAGACCGGGGCCGGGCACCGCCTCAACCGCCTGGCGAAGTTCGTCGGGTCCGGCGCCACCCGCGAGGTGATGGACCCCTTCTACGATCACCTCGCCACGCTCGATCCGGCCAGCGCCCTCTGGATGGCGCGCTCGGCGGCGCGACATACGGCGAGCGATCTCCTGCCGCGCATCGACGTGCCCACCCTGGTGATCGCCGGCGGCCACGACCGCTTCACGCCGCCGGCCATCGGGAAGAGCATGGCCGAGGCGATCCCGGGCGCCGAGTGGACCTTCCTCCCCGACGCCACCCACACCGGCCTGCTCGACCTCGCCGAGCCCATCGCCGGGCGCACCCTCGCCTTCCTCGATCGGCACCACCTCCTCGACCGGCGCGGCTGA
- a CDS encoding MBL fold metallo-hydrolase, whose product MNAKSLYSVEGNRQRLDGGAMFGNAPRAVWSQWIAPDEQGRIPLACRALLCVEESGRTILFETGVGAFFEPRLRDRFGVTEEAHVLLENLAALGHPHESIDVVVLSHLHFDHAGGLLAKHEQGREPSLLFPRASFVIGREAWERARAPHLRDRASFIPELPALLEESGRLSLVDGEASELLGRGYRLTFSLGHTPGLMLTEVPTADGPLCFAGDLIPGAPWVHLPITMGYDRFPERLIEEKQALLERLLEREGRLFFTHDPEVAVGTVTRDERGRFSVKDTAGELRVEASA is encoded by the coding sequence ATGAACGCGAAGAGCCTCTACTCGGTCGAAGGAAACCGGCAGCGCCTCGACGGCGGTGCCATGTTCGGAAACGCCCCCCGGGCCGTCTGGAGCCAGTGGATCGCGCCGGACGAGCAGGGGAGGATCCCGCTCGCCTGCCGGGCGCTCCTCTGCGTGGAGGAGAGCGGCCGGACGATCCTCTTCGAGACCGGGGTGGGCGCCTTCTTCGAGCCCCGCCTGCGCGACCGCTTCGGCGTCACCGAGGAGGCGCACGTCCTCCTGGAGAACCTGGCCGCCCTCGGTCACCCCCACGAGAGCATCGACGTGGTGGTGCTCTCCCACCTGCACTTCGATCACGCCGGCGGGCTGCTGGCGAAGCACGAGCAGGGCCGCGAGCCGAGCCTCCTCTTCCCGCGGGCGAGCTTCGTCATCGGCCGCGAGGCCTGGGAGCGGGCGCGGGCGCCGCACCTGCGGGATCGGGCCTCGTTCATCCCCGAGCTCCCCGCGCTCCTCGAGGAGAGCGGGCGCCTCTCCCTCGTCGACGGCGAGGCGAGCGAGCTCCTCGGCCGGGGCTACCGGCTGACCTTCTCCCTGGGGCACACCCCGGGGCTGATGCTCACCGAGGTGCCCACCGCGGACGGCCCCCTCTGCTTCGCCGGCGACCTCATCCCCGGCGCCCCCTGGGTGCACCTGCCGATCACCATGGGCTACGACCGCTTCCCCGAGCGGCTGATCGAGGAGAAGCAGGCCCTGCTGGAGCGCCTGCTGGAGCGGGAGGGTCGGCTCTTCTTCACCCACGATCCCGAGGTGGCGGTGGGCACCGTCACCCGCGACGAGCGCGGCCGCTTCTCGGTGAAGGACACCGCCGGCGAGCTGCGGGTGGAGGCGAGCGCTTGA
- a CDS encoding M48 family metallopeptidase, with the protein MSDLLSHIRFEPEAQLLDTLFDRFGLDEILDHFIEAGGAGPHYELVLSTQLRLTPLLAPRLVPLMAEVRERLEFAEPIDLFVQPDAEINAFALHTVHEGDPHAISLTSGLVKAMSDDELRFVLGHELGHLAYRHYRARLLDVAVGEEPTGESRLPALLRRRLGSWDRLAELSADRAGFAAAEGRLEPIVSAFFKMASGLGPEHLRFDIEAFLGQLEALQKMKRKEMLASFSHPVTPVRVRALQLFGEADGIHLEDLHAVDTSVGEVARLMEFEASEPLDVNARDLLLSGGLLAAHADGNPVTQDQSELLIHLLLPLCANPEAEVQAIHSAEEARARFEVAAGWFRENAGEERFGIYRQLCHIVGVDGHLPEGEKDFMREVAEALEIPKKAADEILYEVLSGYLQARAAQRRPSFGFDS; encoded by the coding sequence GTGAGCGATCTCCTCTCCCACATCCGCTTCGAGCCCGAGGCCCAGCTCCTCGACACCCTCTTCGATCGCTTCGGCCTCGACGAGATCCTCGATCACTTCATCGAGGCGGGTGGCGCCGGGCCCCACTACGAGCTGGTGCTCTCCACCCAGCTGCGGCTGACCCCGCTCCTGGCCCCGCGGCTGGTCCCGCTGATGGCCGAGGTGCGCGAGCGCCTCGAGTTCGCGGAGCCCATCGACCTCTTCGTGCAGCCGGACGCCGAGATCAACGCCTTCGCCCTCCACACCGTGCACGAGGGCGATCCCCACGCCATCTCCCTGACCAGCGGCCTGGTGAAGGCGATGAGCGACGACGAGCTGCGCTTCGTCCTCGGCCACGAGCTCGGGCACCTGGCCTACCGGCACTACCGGGCGCGGCTGCTCGACGTCGCCGTGGGAGAGGAGCCCACCGGCGAGTCCCGCCTCCCCGCGCTCCTGCGCCGGCGCCTGGGGAGCTGGGATCGCCTGGCCGAGCTCTCCGCCGACCGGGCGGGCTTCGCCGCCGCCGAGGGGCGCCTCGAGCCCATCGTCTCGGCCTTCTTCAAGATGGCCTCGGGGCTGGGCCCCGAGCACCTGCGCTTCGACATCGAGGCCTTCCTCGGCCAGCTCGAGGCCCTCCAGAAGATGAAGCGCAAGGAGATGCTCGCGAGCTTCTCCCACCCCGTCACCCCGGTGCGGGTGCGGGCCCTGCAGCTCTTCGGGGAGGCCGACGGGATCCACCTGGAGGACCTCCACGCCGTCGACACCTCGGTGGGAGAGGTGGCCCGCCTGATGGAGTTCGAGGCCAGCGAGCCCCTCGACGTGAACGCCCGGGACCTGCTGCTCTCGGGCGGCCTGCTCGCCGCCCACGCCGACGGCAACCCGGTGACCCAGGACCAATCCGAGCTGCTCATCCACCTCCTACTGCCCCTCTGCGCCAACCCCGAGGCCGAGGTGCAGGCGATCCACAGCGCCGAGGAGGCGCGGGCCCGCTTCGAGGTCGCCGCCGGCTGGTTCCGCGAGAACGCCGGCGAGGAGCGCTTCGGCATCTACCGCCAGCTCTGCCACATCGTCGGCGTGGACGGTCACCTCCCCGAGGGCGAGAAGGACTTCATGCGCGAGGTGGCCGAGGCCCTGGAGATCCCCAAGAAGGCCGCCGACGAGATCCTCTACGAGGTGCTCTCGGGCTACCTGCAGGCGCGCGCGGCCCAGCGCCGCCCCTCCTTCGGCTTTGACAGCTAG
- a CDS encoding serine/threonine-protein kinase, giving the protein MDTPVTTEVLSGEARFILQHLARNAAEGDSNHMGDVRTALEGAVTLDFADYLKFLKKFNYITLNRQEHTLGLTTDGSRIVEGLDIERFTLEIGDYFEHRVQEPKVIVNTDDDRGNETRVALTAASDLRYVRYDELGSGALGTVLRGKHGKLGIDVAIKEIKDLFDYFSFLKRQTVASRLDVAVRAQAALHHPTVLRIFDLEIEVAHPYYVMEICPSSLRQRLEENPEGLPEEEALRWFLQVLYALKAAHDAGILHRGLKPENVLLDELDNARVGDFGISTLISAEDAKGQSMPRVFLGTGGMAYLAPEQMELGAELSPATDIYAAGMLLYELLIGRAPGRRAPLPSEAKKGVSKKLDDLFDKLTQDRPEDRYADVDAVLADFYAAFDGFGKPGDLLLRGSAPAEAAQGDEAKEAGGAKKKAAGQRAGGKKKGDSEAKNGKAEEEAPEESEAAADAEA; this is encoded by the coding sequence ATGGACACGCCAGTCACGACAGAGGTCCTCTCGGGAGAGGCTCGCTTCATCTTGCAGCACCTGGCCCGCAACGCGGCCGAGGGTGACTCGAACCACATGGGGGACGTCCGGACCGCCCTCGAGGGGGCCGTGACCCTCGACTTCGCGGACTACCTGAAGTTCCTCAAGAAGTTCAACTACATCACCCTCAACCGGCAGGAGCACACCCTCGGCCTGACCACGGACGGCTCCCGCATCGTCGAGGGGCTCGACATCGAGCGCTTCACCCTGGAGATCGGCGACTACTTCGAGCACCGGGTGCAGGAGCCCAAGGTCATCGTCAACACCGACGACGACCGGGGCAACGAGACCCGGGTGGCGCTGACCGCCGCCAGCGACCTGCGCTACGTGCGCTACGACGAGCTGGGCTCCGGCGCCCTGGGCACGGTCCTGCGGGGCAAGCACGGCAAGCTCGGCATCGACGTGGCCATCAAGGAGATCAAGGATCTCTTCGACTACTTCTCCTTCCTCAAGCGCCAGACCGTCGCCTCTCGCCTGGACGTGGCGGTGCGGGCCCAGGCGGCCCTCCACCACCCCACCGTGCTGCGGATCTTCGACCTCGAGATCGAGGTCGCCCACCCCTACTACGTGATGGAGATCTGCCCCTCCTCCCTGCGCCAGCGCCTCGAGGAGAACCCCGAGGGCCTGCCCGAGGAGGAGGCCCTGCGCTGGTTCCTGCAGGTGCTCTACGCCCTGAAGGCCGCCCACGACGCGGGGATCCTGCACCGCGGGCTCAAGCCCGAGAACGTGCTCCTCGACGAGCTGGACAACGCCCGGGTCGGCGACTTCGGCATCTCCACCCTGATCTCGGCCGAGGACGCCAAGGGCCAGTCGATGCCGCGGGTCTTCCTCGGCACCGGCGGGATGGCCTACCTCGCCCCCGAGCAGATGGAGCTCGGCGCCGAGCTCTCCCCCGCCACCGACATCTACGCCGCCGGCATGCTCCTCTACGAGCTGCTGATCGGCCGGGCGCCGGGCCGCCGCGCCCCCCTGCCCTCCGAGGCGAAGAAGGGCGTCTCGAAGAAGCTCGACGACCTCTTCGACAAGCTCACCCAGGACCGCCCCGAGGATCGCTACGCCGACGTGGACGCGGTGCTCGCCGACTTCTACGCGGCCTTCGACGGCTTCGGGAAGCCGGGCGACCTCCTGCTGCGCGGCAGCGCGCCGGCCGAGGCCGCCCAGGGGGACGAGGCCAAGGAGGCCGGGGGCGCCAAGAAGAAGGCGGCCGGCCAGCGGGCCGGCGGCAAGAAGAAGGGGGACTCCGAGGCCAAGAACGGCAAGGCCGAGGAGGAGGCCCCGGAGGAGTCCGAGGCCGCGGCCGACGCCGAGGCGTAA